The Saccharothrix variisporea genome has a segment encoding these proteins:
- a CDS encoding glycoside hydrolase family 6 protein — protein sequence MRKGKAAATAALAGTLVAGAAVLALGGGVPAAHAADSAFYVDPNTGAARWVAANPGDSRTPVIRDRIASVPQARWYTTTNTSTVRAEVDSFVGAAAAAGKIPILVVYNIPNRDCGGASGGGARSHSEYRAWVDQVAAGLAGRRASIILEPDVLPIMTNCQSADQQNETRASIAYAGKKLKSGSSQAKVYFDIGHSAWLSASEAANRLRSADISNSADGISLNVSNYRYTSTEVAYARSVLSAVGDSRLKAVIDTSRNGNGPAGSEWCDPAGRAIGTPSTTNTGDSLIDAFLWIKLPGEADGCIAAAGQFVPQRAYDLAIAAGPITSTTTSTSTTTTTTTTTTTTTTPQPGNGCAVRHRVTSAWSGGYTGEIVIENRGAPINGWTLTFSAPGVTVTQGWNGTWTDSGDVVRVGNASWNGNLATGGTATIGYQASYSGSTPPFSSPTLNGTACS from the coding sequence ATGAGGAAAGGCAAGGCGGCGGCCACGGCCGCGCTGGCCGGCACCCTGGTTGCGGGCGCGGCGGTCCTGGCCCTCGGCGGCGGCGTGCCCGCCGCGCACGCGGCCGACTCGGCGTTCTACGTGGACCCGAACACCGGCGCGGCGAGGTGGGTGGCGGCGAACCCCGGCGACTCGCGGACACCGGTGATCCGCGACCGGATCGCGTCGGTCCCCCAGGCCCGCTGGTACACCACGACCAACACCTCGACGGTCCGCGCCGAGGTGGACTCCTTCGTGGGAGCGGCGGCGGCAGCGGGCAAGATCCCGATCCTCGTCGTCTACAACATCCCCAACCGCGACTGCGGCGGCGCCAGCGGTGGCGGCGCGCGCTCGCACTCGGAGTACCGGGCGTGGGTGGACCAGGTGGCGGCGGGTCTGGCCGGGCGGCGGGCGTCGATCATCCTGGAACCGGACGTGCTGCCGATCATGACCAACTGCCAGTCCGCCGACCAGCAGAACGAGACGCGGGCGTCGATCGCGTACGCGGGCAAGAAGCTCAAGTCCGGGTCGTCGCAGGCCAAGGTCTACTTCGACATCGGCCACTCGGCGTGGCTCAGCGCGTCCGAGGCGGCCAACCGCTTGCGCAGCGCGGACATCTCCAACAGCGCGGACGGCATCTCGCTCAACGTGTCGAACTACCGCTACACCAGCACGGAGGTGGCCTACGCCCGCAGCGTGCTCAGCGCGGTGGGCGACTCGCGGCTGAAGGCCGTGATCGACACCAGCCGCAACGGCAACGGCCCCGCGGGCAGCGAGTGGTGCGACCCGGCCGGCCGGGCGATCGGCACGCCGAGCACCACCAACACCGGTGACTCGCTGATCGACGCCTTCCTGTGGATCAAGCTCCCGGGCGAGGCCGACGGCTGCATCGCCGCGGCGGGCCAGTTCGTGCCGCAGCGGGCCTACGACCTGGCCATCGCCGCGGGCCCCATCACCAGCACCACCACTTCGACCAGCACCACCACTACTACGACCACCACCACGACCACCACGACCACGCCCCAGCCCGGCAACGGGTGCGCGGTGCGGCACCGCGTGACGAGCGCGTGGTCGGGCGGTTACACCGGGGAGATCGTGATCGAGAACCGGGGCGCGCCGATCAACGGCTGGACCCTGACCTTCTCCGCCCCCGGCGTGACCGTCACCCAGGGCTGGAACGGGACGTGGACCGACAGCGGCGACGTGGTCCGCGTCGGGAACGCGTCCTGGAACGGCAACCTCGCCACCGGTGGCACCGCGACCATCGGCTACCAGGCGAGCTACTCGGGAAGCACACCTCCGTTCTCGTCTCCCACCTTGAACGGCACGGCCTGCTCCTGA
- a CDS encoding glycoside hydrolase family 9 protein: MRRRMSGAAAGTLAVLVGALTLTPLQPVATAAPAFNYGEALQKSIWFYDAQRSGDLPADNRVNWRGDSAMRDGSDVGLDLTGGFYDAGDHVKFGLPFGASMTMLAWGAVENRDAYEGSGQLKYLLSNLKWGTDWIVKAHPSPNVVYGQVGAGNPDHAWWGPAEVMRMARPSYKVDASCPGSDLAGEYAAALAASSMVFKPTDPTYAATLLTHAKQLYTFADTYRGKYSSCITDAANFYNSWSGYQDELVWGAIWLYRATGDTSYLTKAKAEYPKLGTEPQSTTRSYKWTIAWDDKSYGAYALMAKLTGEAEYVADANRWLDYWTTGYNGNRIRYSPGGQAVLDTWGSLRYAANTAFVALLYSDWLRATDATRAATYHDFGVKQINYALGDNPRNSSYVVGFGANAPRNPHHRTAHGAWADSIQEPVTSRHTLYGALVGGPSTNDDKYTDSRQDYVANEVALDYNAGFTGALARLYKEYGGTPLANFPVAETPDGPELTVQASVTQSSAQFSEFKAFILNKSAWPARTFNGSLRYYFTLDGSTTPEQITVTTNYNQCGTASGPVRFSGNVYYVDIPCADVYPGGQSAYRHEVQFRITSAGTWDPTNDWSYTGLGSGNTVVQTDRVVLRESGNVVWGKEPGEVPVDREAPTVPSGLTATTITGSSATLTWTASTDDVGVAGYDVLRPDGTVAATASGTTAQVTGLTPDTSYTFSVRAKDTSGNVSAASTAVTFRTKTGSVTGGLVAQQRGNGGATSNQIGTTLNLVNRGTSAVGLDTVTLRYWFTGDAANANYQVFCDWAVVGCGNVRATVVKLATARTGADAYLQVTFAAGTLNAGAQTGDIQLRVAKSDWSSFDQTNDYSYRVSSTLTDFDRVTAHTGGALVWGVEP, encoded by the coding sequence ATGCGACGACGCATGTCCGGTGCGGCGGCCGGCACGCTCGCGGTGCTGGTCGGCGCGCTGACGCTCACCCCGTTGCAACCCGTGGCAACGGCCGCGCCCGCTTTCAACTACGGCGAGGCGCTGCAGAAGTCGATCTGGTTCTACGACGCCCAACGCTCCGGCGACCTGCCCGCCGACAACCGCGTGAACTGGCGCGGCGACTCGGCGATGCGCGACGGCTCGGACGTCGGCCTGGACCTGACCGGCGGGTTCTACGACGCCGGCGACCACGTGAAGTTCGGCCTGCCCTTCGGCGCGTCCATGACGATGCTGGCGTGGGGCGCGGTGGAGAACCGCGACGCCTACGAGGGTTCCGGCCAGCTGAAGTACCTGCTGTCCAACCTCAAGTGGGGCACGGACTGGATCGTCAAGGCGCACCCGTCGCCCAACGTGGTCTACGGCCAGGTCGGCGCGGGCAACCCCGACCACGCCTGGTGGGGTCCCGCCGAGGTGATGCGGATGGCGCGCCCGTCGTACAAGGTGGACGCCTCCTGCCCCGGCTCCGACCTCGCCGGCGAGTACGCCGCCGCCCTGGCCGCGTCCTCGATGGTCTTCAAGCCCACCGACCCCACCTACGCCGCGACGCTGCTGACCCACGCCAAGCAGTTGTACACCTTCGCCGACACCTACCGCGGCAAGTACAGCTCCTGCATCACCGACGCCGCGAACTTCTACAACTCGTGGAGCGGCTACCAGGACGAGCTGGTGTGGGGCGCGATCTGGCTCTACCGCGCGACCGGTGACACCTCCTACCTGACCAAGGCCAAGGCGGAGTACCCGAAGCTGGGCACCGAGCCGCAGAGCACCACCCGGTCCTACAAGTGGACGATCGCGTGGGACGACAAGTCCTACGGCGCCTACGCCCTGATGGCCAAGCTGACCGGCGAGGCCGAGTACGTCGCCGACGCCAACCGCTGGCTGGACTACTGGACCACCGGCTACAACGGCAACCGGATCCGCTACTCGCCCGGCGGCCAGGCGGTGCTGGACACCTGGGGTTCGCTGCGGTACGCGGCCAACACGGCGTTCGTCGCCCTGCTCTACAGCGACTGGCTGCGCGCCACCGACGCCACCCGGGCCGCGACCTACCACGACTTCGGCGTCAAGCAGATCAACTACGCGCTGGGCGACAACCCGCGCAACTCCAGCTACGTCGTCGGCTTCGGCGCCAACGCCCCGCGCAACCCGCACCACCGCACCGCGCACGGCGCGTGGGCCGACAGCATCCAGGAACCGGTCACCAGCCGGCACACCCTCTACGGCGCGCTGGTCGGCGGACCGAGCACCAACGACGACAAGTACACCGACAGCCGCCAGGACTACGTGGCCAACGAGGTCGCGCTGGACTACAACGCCGGCTTCACCGGTGCGCTCGCCCGCCTCTACAAGGAGTACGGCGGCACCCCGCTGGCCAACTTCCCGGTCGCCGAGACCCCGGACGGCCCGGAGCTGACCGTGCAGGCGTCGGTCACCCAGTCGTCGGCGCAGTTCAGCGAGTTCAAGGCGTTCATCCTCAACAAGTCCGCGTGGCCCGCCCGCACGTTCAACGGCTCGCTGCGCTACTACTTCACCCTCGACGGCTCGACCACGCCCGAGCAGATCACCGTCACCACGAACTACAACCAGTGCGGCACGGCCTCCGGCCCGGTCCGGTTCAGCGGCAACGTCTACTACGTGGACATCCCGTGCGCCGACGTCTACCCGGGCGGCCAGTCCGCGTACCGGCACGAGGTGCAGTTCCGCATCACCAGCGCCGGCACGTGGGACCCGACCAACGACTGGTCCTACACCGGCCTCGGCTCGGGCAACACCGTCGTCCAGACCGACCGGGTGGTCCTGCGCGAGAGCGGCAACGTCGTCTGGGGCAAGGAACCCGGCGAGGTCCCGGTGGACCGCGAGGCGCCGACCGTCCCGAGTGGACTGACCGCGACCACCATCACCGGTTCCAGCGCCACGCTGACCTGGACCGCGTCCACGGACGACGTCGGCGTCGCCGGCTACGACGTCCTGCGCCCGGACGGCACGGTGGCCGCCACGGCGAGCGGCACCACCGCCCAGGTCACCGGCCTCACCCCGGACACGTCCTACACGTTCTCGGTGCGCGCCAAGGACACCTCGGGCAACGTCTCGGCGGCGAGCACCGCGGTCACCTTCCGCACCAAGACCGGCTCGGTCACCGGCGGCCTGGTGGCGCAGCAGCGCGGCAACGGCGGCGCGACCTCCAACCAGATCGGCACCACGCTGAACCTGGTCAACCGCGGCACCTCCGCGGTCGGGCTGGACACCGTGACCCTGCGGTACTGGTTCACCGGCGACGCCGCCAACGCCAACTACCAGGTGTTCTGCGACTGGGCCGTGGTCGGCTGCGGCAACGTCCGCGCCACGGTGGTGAAGCTGGCGACCGCCCGCACCGGTGCGGACGCCTACCTCCAGGTCACCTTCGCCGCCGGGACGCTCAACGCGGGCGCCCAGACCGGTGACATCCAGCTGCGCGTGGCCAAGTCCGACTGGTCGTCCTTCGACCAGACCAACGACTACAGCTACCGGGTCAGCTCCACCCTGACCGACTTCGACCGCGTCACCGCGCACACCGGCGGCGCGCTCGTCTGGGGCGTCGAGCCCTAG
- a CDS encoding beta-glucosidase family protein, which yields MLPFRDPALPVPIRVADLLGRLTDEEKVAMLHQRQPAVPRLDVEEFRTGTEALHGVAWLGEATVFPQAIGLAASWNPDLLHAVGTAVGVEARGFHHRDPVSHSLNVWAPVVNPLRDPRWGRNEEGYSEDPVLTSALATAYASGLRGDHPRYLRTAPTLKHFLGYNNETDRCVTSSDLRPRVLHEYELPCFLGPLAAAVAVMPSYNLVNGRPAHVSPLLGLLPPDVAVLSDAYAPSNIAGLQGFLPTQAEGHAAALIAGLDSFTDQGDDNTLTVESVTTALKDGLLTWDVVERAVGRVLALRFRLGEFDPPDDNPYAAITSDVIGAHSELALEAARQAVVLLRNNDVLPLPRGLKLAVIGSHADTVHEDWYSGTLPYRTTVLDGLSDFASVSYCEGVDRVAFRAADGRYLGVRDGTVGLGERAEFDVFDWGDGVWTLRHVGTRKYLGVSEDGDLVAEADAPGGWDVRELFEPRTQDGGVVLHNVVHGTETEVFTVEPVVDGTAAAAEVAAEADAAVVVVGNDPHINGRETQDRTGLGLPQAELVRAVLAANPRTVLVLVSSYPYALDVDVPAVVWTAHGGQEQGRAVAQALVGEYSPAGRLTQTWYASDADLPDLFDYDVIRARSTYLYFEGEPLFPFGHGLSYTTFAYDSPQWSGGTLSTGVTNTGTMPGAEVVQLYSTALDSRVRQPLRRLQSFRRVHLEPGERQVVELPVEHLWHWDVVSGRRLTEAGQYELLVGSSSQDIRARLVVDVPGELVEPRSGVLRAIDFDDCDGVRLVDDTVVFTHAGAWISFHDVTPGHRTAPEGTRVDLTDGVLTMTAEEAGVRVAEVG from the coding sequence GTGCTCCCGTTCCGCGATCCGGCGTTGCCGGTCCCCATCCGCGTGGCCGACCTGCTGGGCCGGCTCACCGACGAGGAGAAGGTGGCGATGCTGCACCAGCGCCAGCCCGCGGTGCCGCGCCTGGACGTCGAGGAGTTCCGCACCGGCACCGAGGCGCTGCACGGCGTGGCGTGGCTGGGCGAGGCCACCGTGTTCCCGCAGGCGATCGGGTTGGCGGCGTCGTGGAACCCGGACCTGCTGCACGCGGTGGGCACGGCGGTCGGCGTGGAGGCGCGGGGTTTCCACCACCGGGACCCGGTGTCGCACAGCCTGAACGTGTGGGCGCCCGTGGTGAACCCGTTGCGCGACCCGCGGTGGGGCCGCAACGAGGAGGGCTACTCCGAGGACCCGGTGCTCACGTCGGCGCTGGCCACCGCGTACGCGTCGGGCCTGCGTGGCGACCACCCGCGCTACCTGCGCACCGCGCCGACGCTCAAGCACTTCCTGGGCTACAACAACGAGACCGACCGGTGCGTCACGTCGTCGGACCTGCGCCCCCGGGTGCTGCACGAGTACGAGCTGCCGTGCTTCCTGGGTCCGCTGGCCGCCGCCGTGGCGGTGATGCCGTCGTACAACCTGGTCAACGGCCGTCCCGCGCACGTGAGCCCGTTGCTGGGCCTCCTGCCGCCGGACGTGGCCGTGCTCAGCGACGCGTACGCGCCCTCCAACATCGCGGGCCTGCAAGGGTTCCTGCCCACCCAGGCGGAGGGGCACGCCGCCGCGCTCATCGCGGGCCTGGACAGCTTCACCGACCAGGGCGACGACAACACGCTGACGGTCGAGAGCGTGACCACGGCGTTGAAGGACGGCCTGCTCACCTGGGACGTGGTGGAGCGGGCCGTGGGCCGGGTGCTGGCGCTGCGGTTCCGCCTGGGCGAGTTCGACCCACCCGACGACAACCCGTACGCCGCCATCACCTCCGACGTCATCGGCGCGCACAGCGAGCTGGCCTTGGAAGCGGCACGCCAAGCGGTCGTGCTGCTGCGCAACAACGACGTCCTGCCCCTGCCACGCGGCCTGAAGCTCGCCGTGATCGGTTCACACGCCGACACCGTCCACGAAGACTGGTACAGCGGCACCCTGCCCTACCGGACGACCGTCCTCGACGGACTCTCCGACTTCGCTTCCGTCTCCTACTGCGAGGGCGTGGACCGGGTGGCCTTCCGCGCCGCCGACGGCCGGTACCTGGGCGTGCGGGACGGGACCGTCGGCCTCGGCGAACGGGCGGAGTTCGACGTCTTCGACTGGGGCGACGGCGTGTGGACGCTCCGGCACGTGGGGACGCGCAAGTACCTCGGCGTGTCCGAGGACGGCGACCTGGTGGCCGAGGCGGACGCGCCCGGCGGGTGGGACGTGCGCGAGCTGTTCGAGCCGCGCACCCAGGACGGTGGTGTCGTGCTGCACAACGTCGTGCACGGCACCGAGACCGAGGTGTTCACCGTCGAGCCGGTGGTGGACGGGACCGCCGCGGCGGCGGAGGTGGCGGCCGAAGCCGACGCGGCGGTCGTGGTGGTGGGCAACGACCCGCACATCAACGGCCGGGAGACCCAGGACCGGACGGGGCTGGGTCTCCCGCAGGCCGAGTTGGTGCGGGCCGTGCTCGCCGCCAACCCGCGCACCGTGCTCGTGCTGGTCAGCAGCTACCCGTACGCGCTGGACGTCGACGTGCCCGCGGTGGTGTGGACGGCGCACGGCGGGCAGGAGCAGGGACGGGCGGTGGCGCAGGCGCTGGTGGGGGAGTACTCGCCGGCCGGGCGGCTCACCCAGACCTGGTACGCCTCCGACGCCGACCTGCCGGACCTGTTCGACTACGACGTCATCCGGGCCAGGAGCACGTACCTGTACTTCGAGGGCGAGCCGCTGTTCCCGTTCGGCCACGGCCTGAGCTACACGACCTTCGCCTACGACAGTCCACAATGGAGTGGCGGCACCCTGTCCACCGGCGTGACCAACACCGGGACGATGCCGGGCGCGGAGGTCGTCCAGCTGTACTCGACCGCGCTGGACTCCCGGGTCCGGCAGCCGCTGCGCCGGCTCCAGTCGTTCCGGCGGGTGCACCTGGAGCCGGGGGAGCGGCAGGTGGTCGAACTGCCGGTCGAGCACCTGTGGCACTGGGACGTCGTGTCCGGCCGCCGGCTGACCGAGGCCGGGCAGTACGAACTGCTGGTCGGGTCGTCCTCCCAGGACATCCGCGCCAGACTCGTGGTCGACGTGCCCGGCGAGCTGGTCGAGCCGCGCTCGGGGGTGTTGCGAGCCATCGACTTCGACGACTGCGACGGCGTGCGGCTGGTGGACGACACAGTGGTGTTCACCCACGCCGGCGCCTGGATTTCCTTCCACGACGTGACACCGGGGCACCGGACGGCCCCGGAGGGCACGCGCGTGGACTTGACCGACGGAGTGCTCACGATGACCGCCGAAGAAGCCGGTGTGCGCGTTGCGGAGGTGGGTTGA
- a CDS encoding MCE family protein produces MITGRMRLQILLFAVIALLGVTYVGAKYAGVVVVDDGYRVKLELARTGGLFTGGEVTYRGVPVGRVGPIRWVDRRVEVELRIAAGAPAIPADLEAVVANRSAVGEQYVDLRPRGSGGPFLGEGSVISQWQTKLPLPVEQVLTSLDDLARSVPIESLQTVVEELDNALRGTGPDLQVLLDATREFTETAGKHLPQTTKLLNDSLVVLQTQLDHSAAINSFADSALLVAERLRSADGDLRRLIASAPGAAAEVSALLRESGPNLGILLANLLTTADVMVTRQGQLEEVLVTVPDVVSVGASTVRGGQASFGLALTFFEPAPCVAGYEGTARKGGLDTSAGGLNTGASCTLPRGSETGVRGSQNVPR; encoded by the coding sequence ATGATCACGGGTCGGATGCGGTTGCAGATCCTGTTGTTCGCGGTGATCGCCTTGTTGGGCGTTACTTATGTGGGGGCGAAGTACGCGGGTGTCGTGGTGGTGGACGACGGTTATCGGGTGAAGTTGGAGCTGGCCCGGACCGGCGGGCTGTTCACCGGGGGCGAGGTGACGTACCGGGGTGTGCCCGTGGGGCGGGTCGGTCCGATCCGGTGGGTGGACCGGCGGGTGGAGGTCGAGCTGCGCATCGCCGCCGGTGCGCCGGCGATCCCGGCGGACCTGGAGGCCGTGGTCGCCAACCGGTCGGCGGTGGGGGAGCAGTACGTCGACCTGCGGCCACGGGGGAGCGGCGGGCCGTTCCTGGGGGAGGGGTCGGTGATCTCGCAGTGGCAGACGAAGTTGCCGCTGCCGGTGGAGCAGGTGCTGACCAGCTTGGACGACCTGGCCAGGTCGGTGCCGATCGAGTCGTTGCAGACCGTGGTGGAGGAGCTGGACAACGCGCTGCGCGGGACCGGCCCGGACCTGCAGGTGCTGCTGGACGCGACCCGCGAGTTCACCGAGACGGCCGGCAAGCACCTGCCGCAGACCACCAAGTTGCTGAACGATTCCTTGGTGGTGCTCCAGACGCAGTTGGACCACTCGGCGGCCATCAACTCCTTCGCCGACTCGGCGTTGCTGGTGGCGGAGCGATTGCGCTCGGCGGACGGTGACTTGCGTCGGCTGATCGCGTCCGCGCCCGGTGCGGCGGCGGAGGTGAGCGCTTTGTTGCGGGAGTCGGGGCCGAACCTGGGGATCCTGCTGGCGAACCTGCTGACCACCGCGGACGTGATGGTGACCCGGCAGGGGCAGCTGGAGGAGGTGCTGGTGACCGTGCCGGACGTGGTCAGCGTGGGGGCTTCGACCGTGCGCGGCGGGCAGGCGTCCTTCGGGTTGGCTTTGACGTTCTTCGAGCCGGCGCCCTGTGTGGCGGGGTACGAGGGAACGGCTCGGAAGGGTGGCCTGGACACGTCGGCGGGTGGGCTGAACACCGGGGCGAGCTGCACCTTGCCGCGCGGGAGTGAGACCGGCGTGCGAGGGTCCCAGAACGTGCCGCGCTAG
- a CDS encoding YchJ family protein, giving the protein MPKTCPCGLGEPYESCCGPLHHGTKPAPTAEALMRSRFTAFALGNEPYLLQTWHPTTRPKRIDFDPDQHWTHLVVHDRTDGTPFHTTGTVEFTAHYRYQGEPQELHENSRFVRENNRWLYVEPV; this is encoded by the coding sequence GTGCCGAAGACCTGCCCCTGCGGCTTGGGCGAGCCCTACGAGTCCTGTTGCGGACCCCTCCACCACGGGACCAAGCCCGCCCCCACCGCCGAAGCCCTGATGCGCTCCCGTTTCACCGCCTTCGCCCTGGGCAACGAGCCCTACCTCCTGCAGACCTGGCACCCCACCACCAGGCCCAAGCGCATCGACTTCGACCCCGACCAGCACTGGACCCACCTGGTCGTCCACGACCGCACCGACGGCACCCCCTTCCACACCACCGGCACCGTCGAGTTCACCGCCCACTACCGCTACCAGGGCGAACCCCAGGAACTCCACGAGAACAGCCGTTTCGTCCGCGAGAACAACCGCTGGCTGTACGTCGAACCGGTGTGA
- a CDS encoding glycoside hydrolase family 48 protein produces the protein MRYRTRAGRSRSRPLALIAAAATAAGIMPLVAPVAQAAITCTVNYQVTNQWQGGFGANVTIKNSGDPVNNWRLTWTFPDGQRVQQGWNGTFTQSGAVVTVAAPSWAPNLGANSEYSVGFNGSWTTQNRAPEDFAINGTRCTGPNVAPTVAVTSPTAGQAFQSGQAIPLEATATDSDGTVSKVEFLADGVVVATDTSAPFSGSWAGAAVGEHTISARATDNKGGIGNSAPVGIRVLAGQAIQISPPTLNVRQGGTATFSVSLATAPSSSVTVNIGRTAGSADLTAAPTSLTFTTTNWSTKQNVTVTSADNGGDLASATFTASATGVTSATATVTEIAKGSSDFTQAFLDQYNKIHDPASGYFRTFPDGLKVPYHSVETLMVEAPDHGHQTTSEAYSYYLWLEASYGRITGNWAPFKSAWASMEKYIIPATADQPTNDKYNASKPATYAPEHPRMDLYPSQLDSNVPVGSDPIAGELKSAYGTPDIYGMHWLMDVDNTYGFGRCGDGTNTAPAYINTYQRGSSESVWETVPQPSCDTFKHGGPNGFLDLFTKDSSYAKQWKYTNAPDADARAVQVALLAQQWATAQGKSADIATEVGKAAKMGDYLRYAMFDKYFKKIGNCTSPTSCPAATGKDSAHYLMSWYYAWGGATDTSAGWAWRIGDGASHQGYQNPLAAYALSQVAALKPKSATGQQDWAKSLDRQLELLQWLQSTDGGIAGGVTNTWEGQYATPPAGTPTFYGMFYDAHPVWRDPPSNRWFGFQVWQMERTASLYQMTGDPRAKKILDKWVPWALANTTVGTGGNFQIPSDLSWTGAPDNWNPTSPGANANLRVSVLNYSQDVGVGASLAKTLLNYAARSGNAAAKATGEGLLTAFLAHQDSKGIAVPETRTDYNRFDDPYNSSTGEGVYIPSGWTGKMPNGDTINSSSTFLSIRSFFKNDPDWPKVQAYLNGGSAPTFTYHRFWAQSEIATAFSLHAELFG, from the coding sequence ATGAGGTACCGCACCAGAGCCGGACGGTCGCGCAGTCGACCGCTCGCGCTGATCGCGGCGGCGGCGACCGCCGCAGGCATTATGCCGCTCGTGGCACCGGTCGCGCAGGCCGCGATCACGTGCACGGTGAACTACCAGGTCACCAACCAGTGGCAGGGCGGCTTCGGCGCCAACGTCACGATCAAGAACTCGGGCGACCCGGTCAACAACTGGCGCCTCACGTGGACCTTCCCGGACGGCCAGCGGGTCCAGCAGGGCTGGAACGGCACGTTCACCCAGTCCGGCGCCGTGGTCACCGTGGCCGCGCCGTCCTGGGCGCCCAACCTGGGGGCGAACTCCGAGTACTCGGTGGGCTTCAACGGCTCGTGGACGACCCAGAACCGCGCGCCCGAGGACTTCGCGATCAACGGCACCCGGTGCACCGGCCCGAACGTGGCGCCGACTGTGGCGGTGACCTCGCCCACGGCGGGCCAGGCCTTCCAGTCCGGCCAGGCGATCCCGCTGGAGGCGACCGCGACCGACAGCGACGGCACCGTCAGCAAGGTCGAGTTCCTGGCCGACGGCGTGGTCGTCGCGACCGACACCAGCGCGCCGTTCAGCGGCTCGTGGGCCGGTGCGGCGGTCGGTGAGCACACCATCTCCGCGCGTGCCACGGACAACAAGGGCGGCATCGGCAACTCCGCGCCGGTGGGCATCCGGGTGCTGGCCGGGCAGGCGATCCAGATCAGCCCGCCCACGCTGAACGTGCGCCAGGGCGGCACGGCGACCTTCTCGGTGTCGCTGGCCACCGCGCCCTCGTCCAGCGTCACGGTCAACATCGGCCGCACCGCGGGTAGCGCCGACCTCACGGCGGCCCCGACGTCGCTGACGTTCACGACGACCAACTGGTCGACCAAGCAGAACGTCACGGTCACCTCGGCGGACAACGGCGGCGACCTCGCGTCGGCGACGTTCACCGCGAGCGCCACCGGGGTCACCTCGGCCACGGCCACGGTCACCGAGATCGCCAAGGGCTCGTCGGACTTCACCCAGGCGTTCCTGGACCAGTACAACAAGATCCACGACCCGGCCAGCGGCTACTTCCGGACCTTCCCGGACGGTCTGAAGGTGCCCTACCACTCGGTCGAGACCCTGATGGTCGAGGCGCCCGACCACGGCCACCAGACGACGTCCGAGGCCTACAGCTACTACCTGTGGCTGGAGGCCAGCTACGGCCGGATCACCGGCAACTGGGCGCCGTTCAAGTCCGCGTGGGCGTCGATGGAGAAGTACATCATCCCGGCCACGGCCGACCAGCCGACCAACGACAAGTACAACGCGTCCAAGCCGGCGACCTACGCTCCCGAGCACCCGCGCATGGACCTGTACCCGTCGCAGTTGGACAGCAACGTCCCGGTGGGCTCGGACCCGATCGCGGGCGAGCTGAAGTCCGCCTACGGCACGCCGGACATCTACGGCATGCACTGGCTGATGGACGTGGACAACACCTACGGCTTCGGCCGTTGCGGTGACGGCACCAACACCGCGCCCGCGTACATCAACACCTACCAGCGCGGCTCGTCGGAGTCGGTGTGGGAGACCGTGCCGCAGCCCTCGTGCGACACGTTCAAGCACGGCGGCCCGAACGGCTTCCTGGACCTGTTCACCAAGGACTCGTCCTACGCCAAGCAGTGGAAGTACACCAACGCCCCGGACGCCGACGCGCGTGCGGTGCAGGTGGCGCTGCTGGCCCAGCAGTGGGCGACCGCGCAGGGCAAGAGCGCCGACATCGCCACCGAGGTCGGCAAGGCCGCCAAGATGGGCGACTACCTGCGCTACGCCATGTTCGACAAGTACTTCAAGAAGATCGGCAACTGCACCAGCCCGACCTCGTGCCCGGCCGCGACCGGCAAGGACAGCGCGCACTACCTGATGTCCTGGTACTACGCCTGGGGCGGCGCGACGGACACGTCCGCCGGCTGGGCGTGGCGCATCGGTGACGGCGCGTCGCACCAGGGCTACCAGAACCCGCTGGCGGCCTACGCGCTGTCGCAGGTGGCGGCGCTGAAGCCCAAGTCGGCCACCGGCCAGCAGGACTGGGCCAAGTCCCTGGACCGCCAGCTGGAGCTGCTGCAGTGGTTGCAGTCCACCGACGGCGGCATCGCCGGTGGTGTCACCAACACGTGGGAGGGGCAGTACGCCACCCCGCCGGCGGGCACGCCGACGTTCTACGGCATGTTCTACGACGCCCACCCGGTGTGGCGCGACCCGCCGTCGAACCGCTGGTTCGGCTTCCAGGTGTGGCAGATGGAGCGCACCGCGTCGCTGTACCAGATGACCGGTGACCCGCGCGCCAAGAAGATCCTCGACAAGTGGGTCCCCTGGGCGCTGGCCAACACCACCGTCGGCACCGGCGGCAACTTCCAGATCCCGTCCGACCTGAGCTGGACGGGTGCGCCGGACAACTGGAACCCGACCTCGCCGGGCGCCAACGCCAACCTCCGGGTGAGCGTGCTGAACTACAGCCAGGACGTCGGTGTCGGTGCCTCGCTGGCCAAGACGCTGCTCAACTACGCGGCCCGCAGCGGCAACGCCGCCGCCAAGGCCACGGGTGAGGGTCTGCTGACCGCGTTCCTGGCGCACCAGGACTCGAAGGGCATCGCGGTTCCGGAGACCCGGACCGACTACAACCGCTTCGACGACCCGTACAACTCGTCGACCGGTGAAGGTGTCTACATCCCGTCGGGCTGGACCGGCAAGATGCCCAACGGCGACACCATCAACAGCTCGTCGACGTTCCTGTCGATCCGTTCGTTCTTCAAGAACGACCCCGATTGGCCCAAGGTTCAGGCTTACCTGAACGGCGGGTCCGCGCCGACCTTCACCTACCACAGGTTCTGGGCGCAGTCCGAGATCGCCACGGCGTTCTCCCTGCACGCGGAACTGTTCGGGTAA